AACAAATGAAGAATATTTTACTCCAAAAACTATAAAAATGGATTATCCCGTTGTAGGAGAAAATAATACGATTGAACAAAAACAACTGGAAGTTCCGCTTATAACACTTGTTCCTGTAAGATCTTCAAAAATTGAAAAAGCAACATTCAATTTTGAATTTCAAATTGATGAAAAGGATGATAACGTAAGTGTTTCTTTCAATAAGGGAGTGTTCGGCAACGGAGCCAACTGTAAGATGGAATTAACAATCGTACCTGATGAAAATCCAAATGGTATCGATTGCTTAATTGATAAATATAACAAGATTTTGGACAATCAGGGGTAATTAGCAATTCTGTTAGTTTAAAGATAGAGATATGAACAAAAATCGAGGTTTGTTTCCCAAAGGAAAAACACATTGGAAATATTCCTCATTTTTTGTTACTAATTACCATCTAGTCTAAAACGACTATATAGAAAAATAGAGAGGGATTTATAGATGGCACTAAAACAAATTGAAAATAAACAATATCAATATTTAATAGAACGGATAATCCTTGCACTTATCCACGACGTAAGAATTTTACAGGACGAAATAAAAATTACTCCTATAAAATACAATCAAAATATCCAGGAATTACTCGGACTTGATATAACTTCAAATAGTTTGATTTCAAATAAACTAAGTGAACTTACTAATTTACTTTCTACATTTGATCTTAATGTATCTTTTCCATTACCAGTTACTGCTGATGCCAATCCAAATAGAGTCAAATTTTTATATGATGATACCGATCATGGCAGAGAAGATGTTGGTGGTTCACCACCTTATAATGAAAGTTTGATAAATAAAAAAATTTTTT
The Treponema bryantii DNA segment above includes these coding regions:
- a CDS encoding DUF2589 domain-containing protein, with amino-acid sequence MKLEDFLKILHTAVNYASDSLMKNNLELFETYFNKSKSSQTNEEYFTPKTIKMDYPVVGENNTIEQKQLEVPLITLVPVRSSKIEKATFNFEFQIDEKDDNVSVSFNKGVFGNGANCKMELTIVPDENPNGIDCLIDKYNKILDNQG